From Brassica oleracea var. oleracea cultivar TO1000 chromosome C3, BOL, whole genome shotgun sequence, a single genomic window includes:
- the LOC106332970 gene encoding protein NUCLEAR FUSION DEFECTIVE 4-like, protein MGLGRSSSSSSALKWLGFVTAVWVQSISGNNYTFSNYSDALKSLMNLTQVELNSLSVAKDVGKAFGILAGLASDRLSTPVILLIGCFEGLLGYGVQWLVVSRTIQPLPYWQMCVFLCMGGNSTTWINTAVLVTCIRNFRRNRGPVSGILKGYVGLSTAIFTVVCTALFSSDPASFLVLLSVVPFAVCLTAVFFLREVPPATSTAEENEESRYFAVFNIVAIVVAVYLQSYDVIGIKTGAVSVAFASVLLILLASPIAVPFHAYVRSLNLNEEDVEGRVDEPLLRSEIAEETEVGAAAAADNELPPSPTLLKEEEKSHGGIEKKRPVLGEDHTILEAALTVDFWVLFLSFLCGVGTGLAVMNNMGQIALALGFIDVSIFVSMMSIWGFFGRILSGTISEHFIKKNGTPRPLWNAASQVVMAVGYLLMALAIPGSLYFGSVVVGACYGVRLAITVPIASELFGLKYYGLLYNILILNFPLGSFLFSGLLAGLLYDAEATPTPDGGNTCVGAHCYRLVFIVMAFTSIIGVGLDLWLAFRTKEIYTKIHASKKVKRSSGSVR, encoded by the exons ATGGGTTTGGGGAGATCTTCTTCTTCTTCATCGGCTCTGAAATGGCTTGGCTTCGTTACGGCTGTTTGGGTCCAATCCATCTCCGGCAACAACTACACCTTCTCCAATTACTCTGACGCTCTCAAATCCCTAATGAACCTCACTCAGGTCGAGCTCAACAGCCTCTCCGTCGCTAAGGACGTCGGAAAAGCCTTCGGAATCCTCGCAGGACTTGCTTCAGATCGTCTTTCCACTCCAGTCATCCTCCTCATCGGCTGTTTCGAAGGCCTTCTCGGTTACGGTGTACAATGGCTCGTCGTGAGCCGCACCATCCAACCTCTCCCTTATTGGCAG ATGTGTGTGTTTCTCTGTATGGGAGGAAACAGCACGACGTGGATTAACACGGCGGTTCTTGTAACGTGCATAAGGAACTTCCGGAGAAACCGTGGTCCTGTTTCAGGGATTCTCAAAGGCTACGTCGGCTTGAGCACTGCTATTTTCACGGTGGTGTGCACTGCTTTGTTCTCCTCCGATCCAGCCTCCTTTCTTGTTCTCCTCTCCGTCGTGCCATTCGCCGTCTGTCTCACGGCGGTTTTCTTCCTCCGTGAAGTTCCTCCGGCTACTTCCACCGCCGAGGAAAACGAAGAGTCTCGCTACTTCGCAGTGTTCAACATAGTGGCCATTGTCGTCGCCGTGTACCTTCAGTCGTACGACGTTATCGGAATCAAAACCGGAGCTGTCTCCGTCGCATTCGCCTCTGTGCTTCTCATACTCTTAGCTTCACCTATCGCCGTCCCTTTCCACGCCTACGTTCGGAGTTTAAATCTGAACGAAGAAGACGTAGAAGGACGAGTCGATGAACCTTTGCTGAGATCGGAGATCGCCGAAGAGACGGAGGTTGGTGCTGCCGCGGCGGCGGATAATGAGTTACCACCGTCTCCTACGCTTCTAAAGGAGGAGGAAAAGAGCCACGGAGGTATAGAGAAGAAGAGACCGGTGCTTGGAGAAGACCACACCATATTAGAAGCGGCGTTGACCGTTGACTTTTGGGTGTTGTTTTTGTCGTTTTTGTGTGGAGTAGGAACTGGTTTAGCTGTAATGAACAACATGGGTCAGATAGCGCTTGCGCTTGGTTTTATAGACGTCTCCATCTTTGTCTCCATGATGAGCATTTGGGGTTTCTTTGGTCGGATTCTCTCCGGTACCATCTCCGAGCACTTTATTAA AAAAAATGGAACACCAAGACCATTATGGAACGCAGCATCTCAAGTTGTCATGGCCGTAGGATATCTACTGATGGCTTTAGCTATACCCGGTTCACTCTACTTCGGTTCAGTTGTTGTTGGGGCTTGTTACGGAGTCCGGTTAGCCATAACAGTACCAATCGCCTCAGAACTCTTTGGTCTCAAGTACTACGGACTCTTGTACAACATCCTCATACTTAATTTTCCTCTTGGCTCATTCCTTTTTTCCGGTCTTCTTGCGGGTTTGCTCTACGATGCTGAAGCTACACCGACTCCTGATGGAGGCAACACGTGCGTGGGAGCACATTGTTACCGTTTAGTCTTCATTGTAATGGCATTTACATCCATCATTGGAGTTGGTCTTGACCTCTGGCTTGCGTTCAGAACTAAGGAGATTTATACCAAGATTCATGCGAGCAAGAAGGTTAAGAGATCTAGCGGTAGTGTTAGATGA